One genomic segment of Streptomyces liangshanensis includes these proteins:
- a CDS encoding diaminobutyrate--2-oxoglutarate transaminase family protein — translation MAVTEPAPAAPTVAHEGILRRQALRESAARTYARSLPIVPVRARGLTIEGADGRRYLDCLSGAGTLALGHNHPVVLDAIRKVLDSGAPLHVLDLATPVKDAFTTELFATLPPRFARHARVQFCGPAGTDAVEAALTLVRTATGRSGLLSFTGAYHGMTAGALAASGGAPDVRVTRLPYPYDYRCPFGIGGERGAELAARWTENLLDDPKGGVPAPAAMILEPVQGEGGVIPAPDAWLRRMREITTARSIPLIADEVQTGVGRTGTFWAVEHSGITPDVMVLSKAIGGSLPLAVIVYHEDLDCWQPGAHAGTFRGNQLAMAAGAATLAYVRENRLAERAALLGARMLGQLQGLAANHPCIGDVRGRGLMIGVELVSPEADAPAPPDPVLARAVQQECLRRGLIVELGGRQSAVVRLLPPLTLTDEQAAAVLDRFADALAAAERGALLRTESGPSH, via the coding sequence GTGGCCGTGACCGAACCAGCTCCGGCGGCACCGACCGTCGCACACGAGGGCATTCTGCGGCGCCAGGCGCTGCGTGAATCGGCGGCTCGTACGTACGCGAGGTCGCTGCCCATCGTTCCCGTGCGCGCCCGGGGCCTGACCATCGAAGGCGCCGACGGCAGACGGTACTTGGACTGTCTGTCCGGCGCGGGCACCCTGGCCCTCGGGCACAACCACCCGGTGGTCCTCGACGCGATCAGGAAGGTCCTCGACTCGGGCGCCCCGCTGCACGTCCTCGACCTCGCCACCCCCGTCAAGGACGCCTTCACCACGGAGCTGTTCGCCACGCTGCCCCCGCGGTTCGCCCGCCACGCGCGGGTGCAGTTCTGCGGTCCCGCCGGCACGGACGCCGTCGAGGCCGCGCTCACCCTCGTCCGTACCGCCACCGGCCGCTCGGGCCTCCTCTCCTTCACCGGGGCCTACCACGGGATGACGGCCGGCGCCCTCGCGGCGTCCGGCGGGGCCCCCGACGTACGGGTCACCCGGCTTCCCTACCCGTACGACTACCGCTGCCCGTTCGGCATCGGCGGGGAGCGCGGCGCCGAACTCGCCGCCCGCTGGACCGAGAACCTCCTCGACGACCCCAAGGGCGGGGTGCCCGCGCCCGCCGCGATGATCCTCGAACCGGTCCAGGGCGAGGGCGGGGTGATCCCCGCGCCGGACGCCTGGCTGCGCAGGATGCGTGAGATCACCACGGCCCGCTCCATCCCGCTCATCGCGGACGAGGTACAGACAGGAGTCGGGCGGACCGGTACCTTCTGGGCCGTGGAGCACAGCGGAATCACCCCTGACGTCATGGTTCTCTCCAAGGCGATCGGTGGCTCCCTCCCGCTGGCGGTGATCGTCTACCACGAGGATCTCGACTGCTGGCAGCCCGGCGCCCACGCGGGGACCTTCCGCGGCAACCAACTCGCCATGGCGGCGGGCGCCGCCACCCTCGCGTACGTACGGGAGAACCGTCTCGCCGAGCGCGCCGCCCTCCTCGGTGCCCGCATGCTGGGACAGCTCCAGGGACTCGCCGCGAACCACCCCTGCATCGGGGACGTGCGCGGCCGGGGCCTCATGATCGGGGTGGAGTTGGTCTCTCCCGAGGCCGACGCCCCGGCTCCGCCGGACCCCGTCCTCGCCAGGGCGGTCCAGCAGGAGTGCCTCCGGCGCGGGCTCATCGTCGAGCTCGGCGGCCGGCAGTCCGCCGTCGTCCGTCTGCTCCCGCCCCTCACCCTCACCGACGAACAGGCCGCCGCCGTCCTCGACCGGTTCGCCGACGCCCTGGCCGCAGCCGAGCGCGGAGCGCTCCTCCGGACAGAATCCGGTCCGTCGCACTGA
- a CDS encoding M1 family metallopeptidase, translating to MLLTSRRLRAALLAAASATLVAATPSAAPPTPEALGIGDPLFPTLGNPGYDVLTYDLDLTYGGDNTKPLDSVTKINAVTTERLERVNLDFTHGTVRSVRVNGEPATFATAGEDLVVTPARPLGAGARMAVTVHHTSDPRGRAGGWVRTTDGLVMANQADAGHRVFPGNDHPADKAYFTFRITVPENLTAVANGLPEEKNRAGATTTWTYRTHHPMATELAQVSIGKSAVLHREGPRGLPVRDVVPAADTAKLEPWLKKTPAQMRWMEQQVGPYPFETYGLLIATAETGFELETQTLSLFERALFTRPEYAAWYVDAIMVHELAHQWFGNSVTPRTWSDLWLNEGHASWYEALYAEEYGKRPLEERMRTAYGMSDSWRAEGGPPAAPEPPTPGHQISLFRPVVYDGSALVLYALRQEIGASAFQRLERLWVRQHRDSTATTADFTALASDVAGRDLSGFFRAWLYGKKTPPMPGHPEWRTETVPANRPGGRDTDPGAAPDTARERPVKPE from the coding sequence ATGCTGCTCACCTCCCGCCGGCTGCGCGCCGCCCTGCTCGCCGCCGCCTCGGCCACCCTCGTCGCCGCGACCCCGTCCGCGGCGCCGCCCACGCCCGAGGCGCTCGGCATCGGCGATCCGCTCTTCCCGACCCTGGGCAACCCCGGTTACGACGTCCTCACCTACGACCTCGACCTCACCTACGGCGGCGACAACACCAAACCGCTGGACAGCGTCACCAAGATCAACGCCGTGACGACGGAGCGGCTGGAGCGCGTCAACCTCGACTTCACCCACGGCACGGTCCGCTCGGTACGGGTCAACGGCGAGCCCGCCACCTTCGCCACCGCCGGGGAGGACCTGGTCGTCACCCCCGCGAGGCCCCTCGGCGCCGGCGCCCGGATGGCGGTCACGGTCCACCACACCAGCGACCCCCGGGGCCGGGCGGGCGGCTGGGTGCGCACCACCGACGGACTGGTGATGGCCAACCAGGCGGACGCCGGGCACCGTGTCTTCCCCGGCAACGACCACCCCGCCGACAAGGCCTACTTCACCTTCCGTATCACCGTCCCCGAGAACCTCACCGCCGTCGCCAACGGGCTGCCGGAGGAGAAGAACCGCGCGGGCGCCACCACCACCTGGACCTACCGCACCCACCACCCCATGGCCACCGAGCTGGCGCAGGTCTCCATCGGGAAGTCGGCCGTCCTGCACCGCGAAGGACCGCGCGGCCTGCCCGTACGCGACGTCGTGCCGGCCGCCGACACGGCGAAGCTGGAGCCCTGGCTCAAGAAGACCCCCGCGCAGATGCGATGGATGGAGCAGCAGGTCGGCCCGTACCCCTTCGAGACGTACGGGCTGCTGATCGCCACCGCCGAGACCGGCTTCGAGCTGGAGACACAAACCCTCTCCCTCTTCGAACGCGCCCTCTTCACCCGCCCCGAGTACGCCGCCTGGTACGTCGACGCGATCATGGTCCACGAGCTGGCCCACCAGTGGTTCGGCAACAGCGTCACCCCGCGCACCTGGTCCGACCTGTGGCTCAACGAAGGACACGCGAGCTGGTACGAGGCCCTCTACGCCGAGGAGTACGGCAAGCGGCCGCTGGAGGAGCGGATGCGCACCGCGTACGGCATGTCCGACAGCTGGCGCGCGGAGGGCGGGCCGCCCGCCGCCCCCGAGCCGCCCACACCGGGTCACCAGATCAGCCTGTTCCGGCCGGTCGTCTACGACGGCAGCGCCCTCGTGCTCTACGCGCTGCGCCAGGAGATCGGCGCGAGCGCCTTCCAGCGGCTGGAGCGGCTCTGGGTCCGGCAGCACCGGGACTCCACGGCCACCACGGCCGACTTCACCGCGCTGGCCTCGGACGTCGCGGGACGTGACCTGAGCGGCTTCTTCCGGGCCTGGCTGTACGGGAAGAAGACGCCGCCCATGCCCGGTCACCCGGAGTGGCGTACCGAGACCGTCCCCGCGAACCGGCCCGGCGGCCGGGACACCGACCCGGGGGCGGCCCCGGACACGGCACGGGAACGGCCCGTGAAACCGGAGTGA
- a CDS encoding IucA/IucC family protein — protein MFSPPGLTARAWDRAGARLLAKMLGEFAYEEIIEPRPGEDDGLYTLTLDAGGTLAFRATRGSYGSWRVDAGTVTSEGRPFTDPLRFLMLARGVLALDGATLGHLVRELSTTLAADVRLDHTALSADRLADLGYAELEGHQTGHPWIVLNKGRIGFSAPDAARWAPEARTAAALPWIAVSTSLATYSGVPALRTPDLLYALELDAAVRERYDRVLRDRGLDPAAYLYLPVHPWQWDEVLLPLYTAEIARGAVVPLPSDGDLRLPQQSVRTFLNVDRPDRHTVKLPLSVLNTLVWRGLPTERTLAAPAVTAWVHGLRDADPFLRDECGVILLGEVASVAVEHPLYDHLPEVPYQYKELLGAIWREPLQARLAPGERARTLASLLQTDPAGRALTAELVARSGLAPAVWLERLFAALLPPLLHFLYRYGTVFSPHGENAIVVFDDQDAPVRLAIKDFVDDVNVSALPLPEHDTMPREVKDVLLTEEPGFLVQFIHSGLFVGVFRYLAPLCEDQLGVSEAEFWSLVRAEIDRHQDRFPELRERFETFDLLTPRIARLCLNRNRLHLDGYRDRAQRPHAAVHGTVPNPLASRGSGG, from the coding sequence CTGTTCTCCCCACCCGGGCTGACCGCCCGGGCGTGGGACCGCGCGGGCGCCCGCCTCCTCGCCAAGATGCTCGGGGAGTTCGCGTACGAGGAGATCATCGAACCGCGGCCCGGCGAGGACGACGGCCTCTACACCCTCACCCTCGACGCCGGCGGGACACTCGCCTTCCGCGCCACCCGCGGCTCGTACGGCAGCTGGCGCGTCGACGCGGGGACCGTCACCTCCGAGGGCCGGCCCTTCACGGACCCCCTGCGCTTCCTGATGCTCGCCCGCGGCGTCCTCGCCCTCGACGGCGCGACCCTCGGCCACCTCGTCCGCGAGCTCTCCACCACCCTCGCCGCCGACGTCCGGCTCGACCACACCGCCCTGAGCGCCGACCGCCTCGCCGACCTCGGCTACGCGGAGCTCGAAGGACACCAGACCGGCCACCCGTGGATCGTCCTCAACAAGGGCAGGATCGGCTTCTCCGCCCCCGACGCGGCCCGCTGGGCCCCCGAGGCCCGCACAGCCGCCGCGCTCCCGTGGATCGCCGTCAGCACCTCGCTCGCCACGTACAGCGGTGTCCCCGCCCTCCGCACCCCCGACCTGCTGTACGCCCTCGAACTCGACGCGGCCGTCCGCGAGCGCTACGACCGGGTCCTGCGCGACCGGGGCCTCGACCCCGCCGCGTACCTCTACCTGCCCGTCCACCCCTGGCAGTGGGACGAGGTGCTCCTCCCGCTGTACACCGCGGAGATAGCCCGGGGAGCCGTCGTGCCCCTCCCCTCCGACGGTGACCTCAGACTCCCGCAGCAGTCCGTCAGAACCTTCCTGAACGTCGACCGGCCCGACCGGCACACCGTCAAACTGCCGCTGTCCGTCCTCAACACCCTGGTCTGGCGCGGCCTCCCCACCGAACGCACCCTCGCCGCCCCCGCCGTCACCGCCTGGGTCCACGGACTGCGCGACGCTGACCCCTTCCTGCGCGACGAGTGCGGGGTGATCCTCCTCGGCGAGGTGGCGTCCGTGGCCGTCGAGCACCCGCTGTACGACCACCTCCCCGAGGTCCCGTACCAGTACAAGGAACTGCTCGGCGCGATCTGGCGCGAACCCCTCCAGGCCCGGCTGGCCCCCGGCGAGCGCGCCCGCACCCTCGCCTCGCTGCTCCAGACCGACCCGGCGGGCCGGGCCCTCACCGCCGAACTCGTCGCCCGGTCGGGACTGGCCCCCGCCGTCTGGCTCGAACGGCTCTTCGCCGCCCTGCTGCCGCCCCTGCTGCACTTCCTCTACCGGTACGGGACGGTCTTCTCCCCGCACGGCGAGAACGCCATCGTCGTCTTCGACGACCAGGACGCGCCGGTACGGCTCGCGATCAAGGACTTCGTCGACGACGTGAACGTCAGCGCCCTGCCGCTGCCCGAGCACGACACGATGCCCCGCGAGGTGAAGGACGTCCTTCTCACCGAAGAGCCGGGCTTCCTGGTGCAGTTCATCCATTCAGGGCTCTTCGTCGGTGTGTTCCGCTATCTGGCACCGCTCTGCGAAGATCAACTGGGCGTGTCCGAGGCCGAGTTCTGGTCACTCGTACGGGCCGAGATCGACCGGCACCAGGACCGCTTCCCGGAACTCCGCGAGCGTTTCGAGACGTTCGACCTGCTCACACCGCGCATCGCCCGGCTGTGCCTGAACCGCAACCGCCTCCATCTCGACGGGTACCGCGACCGGGCGCAGCGCCCGCACGCCGCTGTGCACGGTACGGTTCCCAACCCGCTCGCCTCCCGGGGGAGCGGCGGGTGA
- the hflX gene encoding GTPase HflX produces the protein MTSSSSPSQHAQTFADDSTADTRTDSLRADALMEEDVAWSHEIDGARDGEQLDRSDRAALRRVAGLSTELEDVTEVEYRQLRLERVVLVGVWTSGTVRDSENSLAELAALAETAGALVLDGVIQRRDKPDPATYIGSGKAQELRDIVLESGADTVVCDGELSPGQLIHLEDVVKVKVVDRTALILDIFAQHAKSREGKAQVALAQMQYMLPRLRGWGQSLSRQMGGGGGGGMATRGPGETKIETDRRRIREKMAKMRREIAEMKTGREIKRQERRRNRVPSVAIAGYTNAGKSSLLNRLTGAGVLVENALFATLDPTVRRAETPSGRTYTLADTVGFVRHLPHHLVEAFRSTMEEVGDSDLILHVVDGSHPSPEEQLAAVREVVRDVGAVDVREIVVINKADAADPLVLQRLLGAERYAIAVSARTGQGIAELLALIDAELPRPEVEVEVLVPYTLGGLVSRVHAEGEVLSEEHTPEGTLLKARVHEELAAALSGYVPVPVAP, from the coding sequence ATGACCTCCTCTTCCTCCCCTTCCCAGCACGCGCAGACCTTCGCGGACGACAGCACTGCGGACACCCGCACGGACAGCCTTCGGGCCGATGCTCTGATGGAAGAGGACGTCGCCTGGAGCCATGAGATCGACGGGGCGCGGGACGGCGAGCAGCTCGACCGCTCCGACCGCGCGGCCCTGCGCCGCGTGGCAGGCCTCTCCACCGAGCTCGAAGACGTCACCGAGGTCGAGTACCGGCAGCTGCGCCTGGAGCGCGTGGTGCTCGTCGGTGTCTGGACGTCGGGGACCGTGCGGGACTCCGAGAACTCCCTCGCGGAGCTGGCGGCGCTCGCCGAGACGGCCGGCGCGCTGGTCCTCGACGGCGTGATCCAGCGCCGCGACAAGCCCGACCCGGCCACGTACATCGGCTCGGGCAAGGCCCAGGAGCTCCGGGACATCGTCCTGGAGAGCGGGGCCGACACCGTCGTGTGCGACGGTGAGCTGAGCCCCGGCCAGCTCATCCACCTCGAAGACGTCGTCAAGGTCAAGGTCGTGGACCGTACGGCCCTGATCCTCGACATCTTCGCCCAGCACGCCAAGTCCCGTGAGGGCAAGGCGCAGGTCGCGCTGGCCCAGATGCAGTACATGCTGCCGAGGCTGCGCGGCTGGGGCCAATCGCTCTCCCGGCAGATGGGTGGCGGCGGCGGTGGCGGCATGGCCACCCGCGGCCCCGGTGAGACCAAGATCGAGACGGACCGGCGCCGGATCCGCGAGAAGATGGCGAAGATGCGCCGGGAGATCGCGGAGATGAAGACCGGCCGCGAGATCAAGCGGCAGGAGCGGCGCCGTAACAGGGTGCCGTCGGTCGCGATCGCCGGATACACGAACGCGGGCAAGTCGTCCCTGCTCAACCGCCTGACGGGCGCCGGGGTGCTGGTGGAGAACGCGTTGTTCGCCACCCTGGACCCCACCGTGCGCCGCGCCGAGACGCCGAGCGGCCGGACGTACACGCTGGCCGACACGGTCGGCTTCGTCCGGCACCTGCCGCACCACCTGGTCGAGGCGTTCCGCTCCACGATGGAGGAGGTCGGCGACTCCGACCTGATCCTGCACGTGGTGGACGGTTCGCACCCCTCCCCGGAGGAGCAGCTCGCCGCCGTGCGCGAGGTCGTCCGGGACGTCGGCGCGGTGGACGTCCGCGAGATCGTCGTGATCAACAAGGCCGACGCCGCCGATCCGCTGGTCCTCCAGCGGCTCCTGGGCGCCGAGCGGTACGCGATCGCGGTCTCGGCCCGTACGGGCCAGGGCATCGCCGAGCTGCTCGCGCTCATCGACGCCGAGCTGCCCCGGCCCGAGGTCGAGGTCGAGGTGCTCGTCCCGTACACCCTGGGCGGGCTGGTCTCGCGGGTGCACGCCGAGGGTGAGGTCCTCTCCGAGGAGCACACCCCGGAGGGCACGCTCCTCAAGGCACGCGTCCACGAGGAGCTGGCCGCGGCCCTGTCCGGGTACGTCCCGGTGCCGGTCGCGCCCTGA
- a CDS encoding GNAT family N-acetyltransferase → MPPTDASAEDTLDLRLTDELIALFAEGDPAAGLPTGGSPPPGGGPDGRLLDSPAQWGPVTTSAGVFQLVPVRVERDLALISRWMNDPAVAAFWELAGPESVTADHLRPQLHGDGRSAPCLGVLGGIPMSYWEIYRADLDPLARHYPARPHDTGIHLLLGGVADRGRGVGTALLRAVADLVLDHRPRCGRVVAEPDLRNTPSVSAFLSAGFRFGAEIDLPDKRAALMVRDRALRDLL, encoded by the coding sequence GTGCCTCCCACCGATGCGAGCGCCGAGGACACCCTCGATCTGCGGCTCACCGACGAGCTGATCGCGCTGTTCGCGGAAGGCGACCCGGCCGCCGGGCTCCCGACGGGCGGCTCCCCGCCGCCCGGCGGCGGCCCCGACGGGCGGCTCCTCGATTCCCCGGCGCAGTGGGGACCCGTCACCACCTCCGCCGGTGTCTTCCAGCTCGTCCCCGTCCGCGTCGAGCGGGACCTTGCCCTGATCAGCCGGTGGATGAACGATCCGGCAGTCGCCGCGTTCTGGGAGCTGGCGGGACCCGAGTCCGTGACCGCCGACCACCTGCGGCCACAACTGCACGGGGACGGGCGCAGCGCCCCCTGCCTCGGTGTGCTCGGCGGGATCCCGATGAGCTACTGGGAGATCTACCGGGCCGATCTCGACCCGCTCGCGCGTCACTACCCGGCCCGCCCGCACGACACCGGGATCCACCTCCTCCTGGGGGGCGTCGCCGACCGGGGCCGGGGCGTCGGCACCGCCCTGCTCAGGGCCGTCGCGGACCTCGTGCTCGACCACCGGCCCCGCTGCGGGCGGGTCGTCGCCGAACCGGACCTGCGCAACACGCCGTCCGTCTCGGCGTTCCTCAGCGCCGGGTTCCGCTTCGGCGCGGAGATCGACCTCCCCGACAAGAGAGCCGCCCTGATGGTCCGCGACCGCGCGCTCCGCGACCTGCTCTGA
- a CDS encoding IucA/IucC family protein: MNPTAPDAPEADGRSSAEAPLTVESPTVPRQTVASPAETRPPTAASTGDRSGPANRPGPADRPGHADHPDHLDHPDPQKAADAAAVENLLRCWVRENNLARPEGDVLRVPLHVSGTALLVPVRYWSATGWHRFGMPFLESAPGDAPAVEAVTLAALLGRESGRFQGADLVGRVADSVRHTAAFVTDRRRRPGAAVGADLFLTAEQSLVLGHPLHPTPKSREGLSEAEARLYSPELRGSFLLHWMAVDRSVLATDSAWTEQGRVVPAGQLTARLLGDLPLPDHTVPLPLHPWQARDLRHRQEVADLFDAGLLHDLGAQGDSWHPTSSIRTVHRPGAPAMLKLSLGLRITNSRRENLRKELHRGVEVHRLLRGGLGKEWQAAHPSFDIVRDPAWLAVDTPDGHPVTGLDVMLRHNPFRPGDDAVCIAALTAPRPYPGTPGTHSRLAATVAALAARTGRSTAAVSAEWFLRYLDHVVRPVLWLDGTAGIALEAHQQNTLVLLDADGWPAGGRYRDNQGYYFRESHRAALERRLPGIGAASDTFVSDAVTDERFAYYLGINNVLGLIGAFGAQGLADERVLLAALRQFLAGAAALGSPLPALLLEAPTLRCKANLLTRLHGLDELVGPVDTQSVYVTITNPLRR; encoded by the coding sequence GTGAACCCCACCGCACCCGATGCGCCCGAGGCCGACGGCCGTTCCTCCGCCGAGGCCCCCCTCACCGTCGAGTCGCCGACGGTGCCGCGGCAAACGGTCGCGAGCCCCGCCGAGACGCGCCCGCCGACCGCCGCGTCGACCGGCGACCGGTCAGGACCCGCGAACCGGCCGGGACCTGCGGACCGGCCGGGCCACGCGGACCACCCCGACCACCTGGACCACCCCGACCCGCAGAAGGCGGCCGACGCGGCGGCCGTCGAGAACCTGCTGCGCTGCTGGGTACGGGAGAACAACCTCGCCCGCCCCGAGGGCGACGTACTGCGCGTCCCGCTCCACGTCAGCGGCACCGCCCTGCTCGTACCCGTCCGGTACTGGTCCGCCACGGGCTGGCACCGCTTCGGGATGCCGTTCCTGGAGAGTGCCCCCGGCGACGCCCCAGCCGTCGAGGCCGTCACCCTCGCCGCCCTCCTCGGCCGCGAGTCCGGCCGCTTCCAGGGCGCCGACCTCGTCGGCCGGGTCGCCGACTCCGTACGCCACACCGCCGCGTTCGTCACCGACCGGCGCCGCCGCCCCGGCGCGGCCGTCGGCGCCGACCTGTTCCTCACCGCCGAGCAGTCCCTCGTCCTCGGCCACCCCCTGCACCCCACCCCCAAGAGCCGCGAAGGCCTCTCCGAGGCCGAAGCCCGCCTCTACTCACCGGAGTTGCGCGGCTCCTTCCTGCTCCACTGGATGGCCGTCGACCGGTCCGTCCTCGCCACCGACTCCGCCTGGACCGAACAGGGCCGCGTGGTCCCCGCCGGACAGCTCACCGCCCGCCTCCTCGGCGACCTCCCCCTGCCCGACCACACCGTCCCGCTGCCCCTCCACCCCTGGCAGGCAAGAGATCTGAGGCACCGTCAGGAGGTCGCAGACCTCTTCGACGCCGGACTCCTCCACGACCTCGGGGCACAGGGCGACTCCTGGCACCCCACCTCCTCGATCCGCACCGTGCACCGGCCGGGCGCCCCCGCCATGCTCAAGCTCTCCCTCGGCCTGCGCATCACCAACTCCCGCCGGGAGAACCTCCGCAAGGAACTCCACCGCGGCGTCGAGGTCCACCGCCTCCTGCGCGGCGGACTCGGCAAGGAGTGGCAGGCCGCCCACCCCTCCTTCGACATCGTCCGCGACCCCGCCTGGCTCGCCGTCGACACCCCGGACGGACACCCCGTCACCGGACTCGACGTCATGCTCCGCCACAACCCGTTCCGCCCCGGCGACGACGCCGTCTGCATCGCCGCGCTGACCGCCCCCCGGCCCTACCCGGGAACGCCGGGCACCCACTCCCGGCTGGCCGCGACCGTCGCCGCGCTCGCCGCCCGTACCGGCCGCTCCACCGCCGCCGTGTCGGCCGAGTGGTTCCTGCGCTACCTGGACCACGTCGTACGCCCGGTGCTCTGGCTCGACGGCACCGCGGGCATCGCCCTGGAGGCCCACCAGCAGAACACCCTGGTGCTCCTCGACGCCGACGGCTGGCCGGCCGGCGGGCGCTACCGCGACAACCAGGGCTACTACTTCCGCGAGTCCCACCGCGCCGCCCTGGAACGCCGCCTCCCCGGCATCGGGGCGGCCAGCGACACGTTCGTCTCCGACGCGGTCACCGACGAGCGCTTCGCCTACTACCTCGGCATCAACAACGTCCTCGGCCTCATCGGCGCGTTCGGGGCGCAGGGGCTCGCCGACGAGCGGGTGCTGCTCGCCGCCCTCCGGCAGTTCCTCGCCGGGGCCGCGGCGCTCGGCTCACCGCTGCCCGCGCTGCTCCTGGAGGCGCCCACCCTGCGCTGCAAGGCCAACCTGCTCACCCGGCTGCACGGCCTCGACGAGCTGGTGGGACCGGTCGACACCCAGTCCGTCTACGTCACGATCACCAACCCCCTTCGCCGCTGA
- a CDS encoding trypsin-like serine peptidase produces MRPIRPMSAVRRGRRPGRGMSSALAAVSLATVLALTATACGSGDNTASDGSSGATAAPADGKIQIPDDLKERLKERGIDMDKWKNGEWKDWDKDKWLREARDFVNPIIKDLWGPDRMRDAQQPPEQPVADHDISGDAGVTDPTPQPVEAAAVSTPYDASSPASGKLFFDGPEGSMVCSATVVTDPAHPGKSNLVWTAGHCVHAGKKGGWYRNLVFVPSYNNDGLSEAALQADPDKQAPHGLWWADGALTSDQWIAQGSSTGGQGAPYDFAVIHVTPEKGGTGASLEETVGAALPVDFDAPATADISTVTATGYPAAPPFEGQKQFRCADRPGRLSLKADDPTMYRIGCTMTGGSSGGGWVAEGADGKPALVSNTSIGPVKAGWLAGPRLGDVAKGIYDAVSEKFAK; encoded by the coding sequence ATGCGACCCATCCGCCCGATGTCCGCCGTCCGCAGGGGAAGGCGCCCGGGGCGCGGGATGTCCTCCGCCCTCGCGGCGGTCTCCCTGGCCACGGTGCTGGCACTCACCGCGACGGCCTGCGGCTCGGGTGACAACACCGCGTCCGACGGCTCGTCCGGCGCGACTGCCGCCCCCGCCGACGGCAAGATCCAGATTCCTGACGATCTCAAGGAGCGCCTCAAGGAGCGCGGGATCGACATGGACAAGTGGAAGAACGGCGAGTGGAAGGACTGGGACAAGGACAAGTGGCTGCGTGAGGCCCGGGACTTCGTCAACCCGATCATCAAGGACCTCTGGGGCCCGGACCGGATGCGCGACGCGCAGCAGCCCCCGGAGCAGCCGGTCGCGGACCACGACATCTCGGGTGACGCCGGGGTGACGGACCCGACGCCGCAGCCGGTCGAGGCGGCGGCCGTGAGCACGCCGTACGACGCCAGTTCGCCCGCGTCGGGGAAGCTGTTCTTCGACGGTCCCGAGGGGTCGATGGTCTGCTCGGCGACCGTGGTCACGGACCCGGCGCACCCCGGCAAGTCCAACCTGGTCTGGACGGCGGGGCATTGTGTGCACGCCGGCAAGAAGGGCGGCTGGTACCGCAACCTGGTCTTCGTGCCGTCGTACAACAACGACGGTCTGTCGGAGGCCGCGTTGCAGGCCGATCCCGACAAGCAGGCCCCGCACGGCCTGTGGTGGGCGGACGGCGCGCTGACCTCCGACCAGTGGATCGCGCAGGGTTCGTCCACCGGCGGGCAGGGCGCTCCGTACGACTTCGCGGTCATCCATGTGACGCCGGAGAAGGGCGGCACGGGCGCTTCCCTGGAGGAGACGGTCGGCGCGGCGCTGCCCGTCGACTTCGACGCCCCGGCCACGGCGGACATCTCGACCGTGACGGCCACCGGTTACCCGGCGGCGCCGCCGTTCGAGGGCCAGAAGCAGTTCCGGTGCGCGGACCGGCCGGGCCGGCTGTCGCTGAAGGCGGACGACCCGACGATGTACCGCATCGGCTGCACGATGACGGGTGGTTCGTCGGGCGGCGGCTGGGTCGCCGAGGGCGCCGACGGCAAGCCCGCGCTGGTGTCCAACACGTCGATCGGCCCGGTCAAGGCCGGCTGGCTGGCCGGCCCGCGCCTGGGTGACGTGGCGAAGGGCATCTACGACGCGGTCAGCGAGAAGTTCGCGAAGTAG